DNA from Fibrobacter sp.:
CTTTGGCGGCTTAGCTCAGTTGGTAGAGCGTCGGAATCATAATCCGCAGGTCTGTGGTTCGAGCCCACAAGCCGCTAGTAAATAAAAAGAGGCAGATATGTCAAAACGAATTCTTGCAATCACGTTCTTGATTATCGCCTCTTTTTTTGTTGCCTGCACCGAGGAACAGGGTGGTACTCCTGAAATGACCCAGATGCAGGTTCAGGCTCCCAAGAGCCAGCCCATTGTGCAGGTTAACGCCTTCACAGCTCCCAGCAGCCCGGAAATTACCGCTGAAAAGGCAAGGCTCTACGCCAAGGCCAGCGCCGGCCTGGTTGAACTGGGTTTCCGTTGGTCCGAACGCATCGACAAGGCTGCAGATACCGAAAAGGTTCAGATCCTGAATGCCTACAATGTTGCTCGTGATCAGCTTTGCGCCCGCGTCGGTCTTGCCGGCATTGCGGAATACAACTGGATTACCAACGTGGCACTTCCCAACGAGAAGAACAAGGAAGTCTTTGAAAACGCTGGCATCAAATTGCCTAACTAGTTGTTAGCATGTAATTTCATCTTTGATTTTTCCCCCTTTATCAGAAGGGGGGATTTTTTTATACTCTAGGAAAAAATGGATTGCTAGATATGGCCTATGCTTCGCACCATTGCCATACTGCTGTCAGTGTTATCGGTACTTTGCTTTGCTAGGTCTCAAGAGTCGCCTAGCGTAGCTGGTGATTCCGTGATCAGCATGAAAGAAATAATGGAGCGTCACAAGACTACCTATGGCGATGTTGTGGAGATCTTTTCTGATACGGTTCCTCCAGTTTATGGGCCCACGGTTGCTGCAGAGGTTCTTGGGCAGAATATTTTTGTGTGGGGTTGGGACCGCTATGTTCTTGACAAGAATTATGCCCGCATCGGTCCTGCTACGTGGAAGCGGAACCTTCGCGAAGGCTGGGAATGGGACCACAATCATTGGGCCATCAACTTTTACGGCCATCCCTATCAAGGTTCCATGTATTATGCGACGGCACGCGCTGGCGGTTACGGATTCTACCGCAGCATGTTGTGGGCGGGTCTTGGCAGCTTTACCTGGGAGATGTTTGCGGAGACGGAATATCCGGCACCCAACGACTTGATTACCACGACAATCGGCGGATCCGTTTACGGTGAAGTGCTCTACAGACTTTCACGACTTGCGTATAACAACAATGATGTTCCCTGGTACAGGCACTTGGCTGCCTTTGTGCTGGAGCCCGCCGGTTACCTGCAGAGACGTGCCTTTGGGAATAGGGATTCCAGGACAGGCTTTGTTCCGATTGAGCTTGCCATAGCATTGGGCGGTGGTTCCCGATTTGGAAGTGACTACCGTTTTGGCGGAAAGTCTGCGGACGAATTGGACAAGGAGTGGCGCGATCACCATGGTATGATGTCACTGTACCTGGAGTACGGTCGTCCTTATACGATTGTGAAGCAGCCTTTTGACTACTTCAAGATTGATGCCACGGGGGAGGCCGGTTTTGAAGGCAACGTCATTATGATGGATGTGATGGGTAAGCTGAAGAATGTGGGTGTTCACGGCAGGGGACACTGGCTTGATTTTTCCTTGAATCTGGATTTCGGCTCCTTCTACGGGGACTTGGCTACGGTCAGTACCATATCCATTGGCGGCGCCTTGGACTTGGCGCTATGGGTTACTCCCGACTTGCGTTTCAGGGTGATGAATCAGCTTTACTGGATTGTGCTTGGCACGGCTGACATGGGATACGACGACCTGATCAAGGAAGTGCATCCGGAGTATTCTTCGGACATGGACAACTACCAGTACAATTCCGGTGTGAAGTACGGCCTTATGCTGGAGCTGCTGTACAAGAAAAAACTGAGGTTCTATAACCAGGTTACGGTGGACGCGATGAAGACGATTACGGGATCCACACAGTACTATGGTGCCGATGGCTGGGACTTTCTTGTGTTGAACCATACCACTGTCGAGTACAGCCTTTTGGATTGGCTGAATGTTGGAAGCAGGCTGGATACCTATCTGAAAATGGCGGCTTATTCCACGGAGTTGTTCGAGCCTATGAGTCGAAGGATCTTTGCCTTGTCGACTTACTTCAGTATACTACTGTAGAAGGACTTTACGTCATCCCAGCGGTAGTAGGGGGCCGTGGGGCATTTTTCCTTCTTGGGTATGCTGGCCTGGTCGCAGGTGATGGGGGCGGTGACTTCACGTTCGTTGTAGAGGAATTTCACAAGGACAGGCTTGTAGTTCTTGGCAGTGTTGTCGCGGGTGATGGTGCCTGACTTGTAGAATACCATCTGCAGGTTTGCAGCCATGGGGATAATCCTGAAGTCGGTCCACTGTTCGTGAAGTTTCGAGAGGTCGCTGACTTTTGCGTCTGCGATGGAGAGCTGCATCAGGCTTGCCAGGGGAAGGATTGCGGTGTCGTGACCGA
Protein-coding regions in this window:
- a CDS encoding DUF3943 domain-containing protein is translated as MKEIMERHKTTYGDVVEIFSDTVPPVYGPTVAAEVLGQNIFVWGWDRYVLDKNYARIGPATWKRNLREGWEWDHNHWAINFYGHPYQGSMYYATARAGGYGFYRSMLWAGLGSFTWEMFAETEYPAPNDLITTTIGGSVYGEVLYRLSRLAYNNNDVPWYRHLAAFVLEPAGYLQRRAFGNRDSRTGFVPIELAIALGGGSRFGSDYRFGGKSADELDKEWRDHHGMMSLYLEYGRPYTIVKQPFDYFKIDATGEAGFEGNVIMMDVMGKLKNVGVHGRGHWLDFSLNLDFGSFYGDLATVSTISIGGALDLALWVTPDLRFRVMNQLYWIVLGTADMGYDDLIKEVHPEYSSDMDNYQYNSGVKYGLMLELLYKKKLRFYNQVTVDAMKTITGSTQYYGADGWDFLVLNHTTVEYSLLDWLNVGSRLDTYLKMAAYSTELFEPMSRRIFALSTYFSILL